From Juglans regia cultivar Chandler chromosome 9, Walnut 2.0, whole genome shotgun sequence:
AGGAAATAGAGTTAAAAATTAAGGCCCTCCATTTTCCCGAGAAGCCCAATCGATGTAACCCTTCCAACAAAAAACTCCAGTTCACTCGGTCATACGttttagccatatcaattttcagCATGACATTTCCCCCTCTAGTCTTCATTTCATGCCATTCACAAGTTCTTGAGCAATAGACATATTGTCAAAGATACTTCGATCCTGAACAAACGCAGACTGCTGATCTGCCGATACAATCTTCCCAATAATTGGTGCCAATCTAAACACCATAATTTTGGCTATAATTTTATAAGCCACCAAACACAGACTGATAGGACAAAAGTGGCCAAAATCCTCCGATTCATCTACCTTTGGAATCAACACAATATTAATAGCCCCGAAAAAAGTAGTGAGAGGAATAACTTCAAAAAATTCTTTGGTCATATCAAGCAGATCTTGCTTCACAATTTTCCAAGCAAGGACAAAGAAACTTGCTGAGAACCCATCCGGCCCAGGACTGCTATCCTGGAGTATCGACCATAAGGCATCTTTAACTTCTTCTATGGACGAGACTGCGCACAGCACATAATTTTCATTCTCAGTAAACATTGGAGACAACAATTGAAAACTTTCCTCATGAGTTCCAATTGGTGCCGCCGAGAGCAAGTCTTGAAAGAAAACCACTGCAGCATCATGAACTTCTTCCGCCGAACGTAACAATGATCCATCCCGAAGCTTCATACAATCAATgactttactattttttttaacatgtagGGAAGCATGGAAGAAAGCTGAATTCGAATCACCTTCAGTTAGCcatttaatatgttatttctgACATCCCAAAATCTCCTCCCGATGAAGCCATTGGAGGTGTCGCTGCTTACATAGGAGAAGTTCATTCTCTCGATCTTGTAAAACTTTAGCACTAAGAATTTCTTCAAGCTCCATGATACGTGATTCAAGGCCTGTAATTTCCAACTCCACTCTCCCAAACGTCTCTATATTCCACTTTCTCAACATCTTCTTtagacattttaatttataactcgCTCTCACCATAGCACAACCTTCAACCTCTTAATTCCAACACTCCCGGATCAAAGGTAGGACCCCTTCATGAGTCCCCCCACATACGTTGAAACCGAAAATACTGAATCCCACCCCTTCTTTCCCTATCCAAGAAAATCAGCAATGGGGCAATGGTCCGAAGAAGTTCTCGAAAGGTGCTCCATACGTGCATCCTAAAAGACATTAAGAACAGAGAATTGACCAAAATCATATCATGTCTAGCCCAAATCCTTCTTCCCCCGAGCCTGCCATTGCACTAAGAAAGTTTTTGTCCCTTAGAAGGCAAATCTAAAAGCCCACAATCATGAATACAAGTGTTGAATTCCTCTTTTGCTCGAGCCGCACTCAACATACCTCCCACTTTTTCTTCATCATAGAGAACAATATTAAAATCGTCCCCAACAAAACACGACCAACCACTTGTATCGAGAGCACACAAGTGCTCCCATAACTTCTTGCGCTTCCTCATAAAACAACTAGCATAAACTATAGACACCAAGACTCTCACACTACCTCTAGCGAACTAGCCAGAAAAAACTTGGTCAGATATGGAAATGAAATCTAAGTTCCGACTAGCATCCCAAAATAGCCACCCTTTGCCCTATACTACAACATTATCCACAAAATTTGGTAGGTTTAACCACCTAGCCCATCGCCTACatttattggaagaaaaaaaaggctttAATAAAGCCACCACCAGTAGCCTACTCTTACTCATGAGTCGTCGAAGTCTACTCTTGGACGATCGAATACCTCGAATATTCCATATAAGTATCTGCATAGAtaaactaaataatttttttggatcAAGTCCTCCTCTCCAAGACTCTCAACTTTGTCGTCTTATTCACGccttgtaattttttcaaatgaatattCAACTCCGAATCCGATTCAACCCCTTCTTCGGGTTCGCCCGCAGACAAGGAACACCACTTGTTAGTGCCCCCCTCTTCAACTCTCATCATTGCCAACTCAAATTCCAATGCCTCATCCACCAATTTCAATGAACTATGGGGTGTATCTTTCACGACCTCCACTTCTAGCTACTCCTCAGTATCCGAGATCTCTTCAATCAATTCGAACCAATTGTCTGAGACTTTCAAAGTTAAAAGCCCCCTGCCCTCCGCCATAACACGCCCCCCAGGCAAGGCAATATCAGCACCTACCAATCCACCACCATCAAgtttttcctcaaattgtctGCTGGTAAGAGCCTTACCTTTAAGTCCACATACAAAGTCTCTAATGCTGCCATTTCCATCGAACGTTGACGACGGTTAATTCCATTCAAAATATCTGCTCGACGACTGATTGAAAAAACCTCCTTTACATTCATTACTTTTGGTGTCGAGGCTTCCACATTTTTATTCCCAACCACCTTCCATTGAACAATGACACGGCCTTAGCCGAACAAAACTAATGGCATAgctttaataaattaatgacaataATAGATCACTTTATCCTGAATTAGGTTGACCTAACATAATGATGTTCTCGTTCATCCTTTATACACTTTTGGTTATGCCTAAAGACGTTTCAGACATCAAGCTCAAATTGGTAAGGAAAATAGATATTAGactttatctaaaatttatttacgTGGTTTAAATATggtatgttagatctattttataataaaaataatttaaaattttaacatatcataacaAATTAAGTcagtttatatatttacttttgtaaaaaaaatttttatagttaaaacatttttctttttccggTATATATCTAAAAAGATAAGAGTTTAAGCCGATTATCTATTGTCTTCGTACCACCTTTGAGGCAGGCCGGACAAGATATGACCCGAGTTCATATTTAGAAATTGCATTCAGTCTGCATTGACTAGatttaatttctaataaaaaaagagttttcacTTTTCATCCTCTGGATTTCTCTTGAAggatttccaaataataattatttttgttctcatGTATAACAAGTTTCGGTCGGAATCAGTAGAGAAGGTGGTGGACTGAGAACCGGGATACGCACTCAAAAGTCAAAGGTAATGTGAAAGGGCCATATGGCACTTACACAATAAACTGTACACATGGGCCCATGGCCGGCCCACAGTTGTGCCTGGTTCTCCCTTAACTCGTGCAACGTTAGTAGAGCGCGCGTCGGACGTAGACGATTAACAGAACGGAAAAATCTTGGTGCTATTGCCACGTGGCGTTCGGCGTTCTTAAACATGTTGGTTTGTTTTGGCACTTCATCGTATTTCTTAGGTTGTCCTTGCACATTTAGATCATTTATATTGATGAGATCTAATTTACATTGTCGCTGTTGCTTCTATTttggtgtgattggtttatgatgaTTGACCTTATTTtatcatgttcatgttaaaatggTTTGTTTTAAATAGTTAGTCCATTTCACAGGTTAAATGGACTAAATGCCATTAACTCACAAATTGCTTGTCGTTATGCATTTGATTGGGACTTATTTGGTGGATGGGTGAAGGGTCAAGCCccgtaaaataagaattttatcaTTCACAATcaatgttagaatataattggaGAAACAACGACACAACAtgtaaaataaactaaattaaGAACTTAGcacaaatgataataaatactcaattttataatgaatatattttcatatggtGAATTGATCAATTGTTTGCATACCAATATCTGAGAGTGAATTGGGAATTCGTAACTTGATGAAGCTAAGTCATACTCTTTTGAGTAAATGATTATGGCAATACCAACAAGACAGAATGTCATATGGAAGAAAATTATAGATTCAAAGTTTGGAAATGTTTGGAAAGAATGTTGTTCGAATGAAGTACATTATTCGTATAAGGTGAGTTTGTAGATAAATTAGAAAATGCTGGGAGATATTCCTAAGATATGCACGTATTATAGTGAGTGATGGTTCTTGTGTTAAATTTTGACACGACAAATGGTGAGGTGAACAAAACTTTAAAGACACGTTCCCTACAATTTTTGAGCTTGTACACCCAAAGGATGCAATTGTAGTTGTACCTAATCTCTTGGTTTTCTCTCAGTAGCTCCTCTTAATGgagtataaattttattaggaTAACACAATATTGAGAGTTAGAggttattataaaattatttattttagtgtATTCCATAAGACTGACTGAGGGTACCATAGACAAAATCAGCTGGAGCCCCTTGAAGAAAGGTAGATTTACAATTAGATTGTTCCACCAGATTCTAACTTGTCAGGATATGACTACTTTTTCATGGATGAATATAGGGAAGAAGAAAGCTCGTGTAAAagatgtttttttgtttgatccAAAAGCTCTAAGTTTGTTagatactaatttaattaaacttttaaccTTTAGAATCTTCAAACTTTTAGTACTATAAAATATTTCCGAACTCACCTTATACTATACCGTCTATATGAGTTGcgagtattattaatttattatcgcATTTGAGGGGTCAATTTTTATGAGTATGCAGGAAAACAAGGGTTATGCATCATgctgaaatattaattaaacaagTAATTAGTATTTTCAATAGAAAGTGATGAGAAAAGAGCACCATTAGGTCTGTAAAGAATTCGGTTCTGATCGACAAAATTGATAAGATCAAAATTTTCGGTCTAGATCAAACAAGACCAAATTGTCGATTTCGGTCCCAAAATGTGTGAACCGATGAAACTCGTTCTAGTCCCGAGGTCTACAAAttctagaccggaccggaccaaatcGGATCGAgatcctatattttttaaaaatatttttaataatttaatatgttatttttatatagtaattgtataagtgaatgatttaattttcatctaatttattatcattgatcatacaaaatataaaataatatatgttatcaattaatctatgtacaataaaattatttgatattcattaaccatatataaaatgtatgacattattaataattatgcatactaaataGTAAAGTCTAAGTTAATAAGAGTAACTATTAAtgtcataaatataattatagtaaaatattttttttgataagttaggtacataatccacattaataattcacttaagtttaatttagtaattcaaatatttttttattaatttatttgaaaaaaataaaaaaaataaaaaaataattagaccGGATTGACCGACCAGACCGATAGCGACTGATCCAATTTAGTCCCTATGAATGTTCAGTCTGGTCCGATctgaagaaaatgatgaatctATCATCGGACCGGATCGATTTTCATCCCTAAGCaccattaataattataataggACGGTGCTAGATCCATATAAAAGATATCAAATTCAATATGAATAGTGGCGTTGTTTGTATTGAGAAACCATCTCAAtacatctcatttaatctcattattacagttttattaaattttcacttaaaatataataaacaattcaactttttaaaatttcaatttaactttttaaaatttcaaaataataataatattataataatattttatttcatttttaatttttaatttttatttaaaataatttcatctcattttactattcaaagagacagtgtattaatttttttaaaatcatttgtgttagtttcttaaaaaaaaaaagctaaaaaataaatatacacaagtattaaaaaaagaagaagcattaATTGGTACACTTTATCTATTATAATAGCAGTACTAATCTTCTTAAAAGTCCAACCCTAATCACCTGGCTAAATTCCTCACAGTTGATAACTAATAGTACAAATACGTTTGTGttatacatgaaaaataattttaaaagttcataataatatacttcaaaataaaaacgtAATTTCAGACCCtgcacaaaattattttgacttaaataaaataagaaaattttcatttttaagccTATACGTGAAAGtttatgtaatataatataatttaaaaaataaatattaaatttaaataacgttaataatatatagacttaaaaataaaataaatcattaaaataatgACAGTAGTTAAAAGAGAGAGTTTGCCAACaaattaactttaaaataaaagtaaaatcttTCGAATTCTTATTTCCCatcgccaaaaaaaaaacatagtggCAAAATAGTAAATTGGATGAAAATCTTGGCCAGCTGAAACCTGCAAACGCATTTTTAGCCCATCTCCCCCAAACGGCAAAACCCCCTTCCATTCACACGCCCATTCATCCAGTTGAACAACACTTCCGATTCAGCTTGCGGTTTCCCGGCTAAACGGCCCCTCTGATCGAGCCAGTTTTCGGTATCTACCCGGCCAAATCTAACGCCTACTCTCTCAGATCCGATCTGAGCACTGACCCAAAGCCTCAAGTCAAAATGAAACAATCAGTCTCCGTCTCCGATTCGTTCTGCGATTCTTGCTTCAGAGCTGGCTCTTAGCTCAAATTTATTCCTAAACGTCGTATTTTCCCTCAGTTTTCTCAGTCCTTCACTCGATTCACACCGATTCATCAGCCCAGCGCTGAAAACCAGTTTTCCTCGATCATTTTTTGTCAGATTAATACTCATTCTATCCGAAACAGCGCAGTCGCGATCGGGATTTCGAGCTGAGAGGTGGAGGATCAAAGCTTCTTCTCCTTCATCAAGTCAGAAGCGTAAAGCGGGTTTACTTAATCTCTTCCGAAATCAGTTGTACTGAAAATTGCGTCTGAGTTTAGTAACTTTTTGATTCCCACATTCATTGttagagaagagagattgagagagatgaCGTCAGGCAGCCGGCTGCCTACATGGAAGGAGCGGGAGAACAACAAGAGGAGAGAGAGGCGGCGACGGGCTATTGCGGCGAAGATCTTCTCCGGGTTGAGAATGTACGGAAACTACAAGCTCCCTAAACACTGTGATAACAACGAGGTCCTCAAGGCCCTCTGCAACGAGGCCGGCTGGACCGTCGAAACCGACGGCACCACCTACCGTAAGGTAATATTACCGTTATTTCTTTACAATTCTTTTTGGGAGCCAAAATAATGgttatctttttctttattgtcaGAGCAAATGAAGTGCTTCCAGCAGTAGTTACTGCTTTTGCTTGTGTTGTTTTGTGCCTGCTAGGATATGAGTCGAACTATAGATTTACAGAATCAGGAGGCACCGTAGATCGGTAGAACTTGACTTAGCACCATAGATCGGTTGAGCCTGAACCTTTTTTTTACAGGGTTGATTTGTGCTAACGTGCACTGTCCGTGGCGGTGCACCTTATCATTAGCAGTCTGTCAATAGAGATGGGAGTGGCGAAAAATTTTTAGATTCGTTGGTGTCTGCTACCATGCGCCGCATCTGCGGCTCATATTGGCAATAGTAATTATAACATTCGTGTCGCCTAGCCGGGCCGTGGGTTTAACAGACATGAACTGGTCGGACCGGAGTTCGGGTTTCGTGTTGTTTCCTAAGTAGCACTGGACCCCCTCGAGCACATTTTAGCAAAGGATAGCGGGGTTCACCAACTGTGCTCGTGTCAGAGGCTCGCGTTACCAGTGGGACTAACAGTCTAACAGGGTCAGTGGCGCACGTTAGCAGTGGGCAGGGGGGTTTGTTaactttgttttcctttttcttttcttttcttttttcttcctaatCACTTTTACGCGTGAAGCGGTGTAGAGCCATTAGATTTTCTCTGCTTCCCTGTGCTTTTGATGACTAATGAGAGACTCTGGAACTGCATAGATCTCGAGGTAACGAGCACGCACTTGCACTTCCGATTTTCAAAGTCTTTTTTAGCGGTTTTCGTAGCACTCGGCTTCCTAAAGTTCCTACCTGGGCCTGGAATCGGCTTCCTAAAACTCTGCCATTTTGGGGTTTGCTCTTTGatatctacttttttaaatacgCTGCTATctgtattattttcttcttctttcttttttttttttcctgaaaatagAAGAGACTGGGGAATGCAAACCCCGATTACTCTTGGCCATTGTCCACTCTATGCAATTGCAATAAAAGTGGACCTTTTGTGCAGTATCTGCTCATTAATGTACTTTGGACATGCCTGTCCCTAGACTTCCGTTGGGCCTTTTTGACCTTTTTATTGTAGCTTAAGCAGTTTAATTCAACTAACAAATAATCAATTACTACGGCTGTGGGAAGTTTTTATGGTTCTTGATATTTTCATTTagagttgtgctacacagaaACTTCACACCCCtacaataaaaagtaaaatcacatatttttaaatagtgtgcagggtgtggggcttatatctagaatttttctttcatttatttcctttttccgCTCCAGGGACCTTGGTTTGTCGTTTAGGATATGAATGTCTTTTTGGCTCATGCTAGAACGGGATTGGCAACTGATCTGTTTTGGTTGCCTCTAAAATATCGAGCAATTGACGGTAATTGTTTGCCATTTGCCGTCGATTCTACCAACTATTTCGAACCTCTTTTATGTAATTGTAATGGTAGTATTGGATAACTCATGGATAAATTCTTTTTGCAGTTTTATATTAACATAATCTCATCCTTGTAAATAGAAAAATCTTGATTGCTATCTTGTTAAGACTAATGGCTGAGGAAAAATTGTTGGCCTTATACTTGTTAAGACTAATGGCTGAGGAAATTGTTGGCCTTATACTGGACTTCCGTGATTATTGTCCAAATATTATAAGAACCCAATATTTACAGGACAGCTATCAAGGAGGTTAGCAGAGTAAGAGGCAAGACTTTGTAGTAAACACATGCTAGTTTTACAAAGGCAGGATGAGTTGGGTCAACTGAGAGTTGTCATACTTACAAGGCGGGAAGTCATGGCTCTTTTTGTCCTTGTgtataatcattctgattgcTTTAATGTTTGTTCTTTTTTCATGGCTTCATGTGAAATGCCAATCAAGTATTCGgatttattcttcaattatcttTTATACTTTATTGCCACTAATCATGTTAAATACATGTAGGGATGCAAACCTGTTGATCGCATGGATGTGATTGTTGGATCTGCAGCATCAAGCCCATGTTCGTCTTACCAACCAAGTCCCCGTGCTTCATACAACCCAAGCCCAGGCTCCTCTTCTTTCCCGAGCCCAGCATCCTCTTCCTATGCTGCTAATCCGAATGCTGATGGCAGTTCACTCATCCCATGGCTGAAAAATCTCTCTTCTGCATCACCTTCAGCCTCCGCTTCCAAGTTCCCTCATCTCTACATTCATAGTGGTTCAATTAGTGCTCCCGTTACCCCTCCATTGAGCTCCCCACCTGCTTGTACACCCCGATTCAGAACTGATTGGGATGACCAATCTGCCCGTCCAGGTTGGGTCGGGCAGCATTATTCATTCCTTCCATCTTCCACTCCACCAAGCCCTGGACGTGAAATTGTTCCTGATCCAGAATGGTTTGCTGGAATTCAAATTCCCCAGGTTGGGCCAACTTCTCCGACATTCAGCCTTGTCTCTTCAAATCCGTTTGGCTTCAAGGAAGAGGCTTTAGCTGGTGGTGGATCTCGTATGTGGACTCCTGGACAAAGTGGGACATGCTCTCCTGCCATGGCTGCAGGGTATGATCACACTGCTGATATTCCTATGTCTGAGGCAGTTTCAGACGAGTTTGCATTTGGGAGCCACACAACAGGGCTGGTGAAGCCATGGGAAGGAGAGAGGATTCATGAAGAATGTGGAGATGATCTGGAGCTCACTCTTGGAAGCTCAAAGACCAGGTGTGTTGCCGTGGACATGTGATAAGGTACATTAATTGGATTGCTTGGACTCTTTCGTTACTTACTTCAAACATGTTATATTGCAGGTAAATGATTGCACAAGTGAAACAATCAGCGGTCGCTTGTATAAACTCTGAGCtgtttaagaaaatgttttttttttttctttctttttaagatCGAAGTGAGCACAACAGTAGGtgtttttatattgtttaatttcatttcttttcagatattttttttgtcatttatatATAGGTAGTTCTTCGAAGTGTCTGGTGCTTTTACAACCCTTCAATGTGGTGGTTCTCTGTTTAAACTGATTCCATTGAAAGGATCGATATACATGTATGGTTGAGTTGCTATTGATTTGGTTTGCACTTGGATGAGTTGCTATTATTtgcttttcctttcaaatattgttCTTTTGTTAGTTATATATAGGCAGTTCTTAGAACTGATACCATTGAAAAGGATCAAATACAAGTGTATGGATCAGTTGCTATTGGTTTGGTTTACCATTGGAAGCAATGTCAATGACTGAGGACCCCTTTACTGTGTAACTCAATGGCCAAACTTCTTGTGAAATTTTGTATAGAAAAGAGTATTATCCTGTCCTGTACATTCTTTTGACATTATAATGTACTGaccagacttttttttttttttttaaatttctttttgtaaaaatttggaTAGAAAAGACTTTTAtcttgtctttttataaatattctttgACATTATGATGTGCTCTGCATGTTATCCAGTCCACTTACTTTCAAGCTTATTATTTCAATCCGTCTTTATTTGTTGCTTTTATTAGTGAGAGATGCTTAGTTTAGGTGCTTACTGTTGTGACATAGAGTTTGTCAATAAAGAAGGAGGCATTTCTCAGACAGCGAAAATTGGATGTGGGCCTAACCACTTCTACTACCTTCATGGAAACGGCCGCTGGGGTCTCTCTCTGTGGACTGCcacttttactttctttttgacCAAAGCTTAAGGGCTCGCGtggatattaaataaataaaaataatatttcatatatctataaataacagttaaatagtttgtaaataataataataaaataataaaaagtttataaataataataaaataatttaaaaatatcaaccGTTGTTTGATGTGTATACAAAATCAACAAGATTATGGCCCACGTACCCAAACGATTAGGCCAATCCAAGTgggttttgaatttgttctctTTTGGAAGTTTGTTCGGCGATCATTTTCAACTGTTTATAGCAATTATAATGAAGTGTAATTTTGATGTGATATTTGTGTGACCACAGATTTGTCGATATAAAGCCCAAAAAgtcattatttacaaaaaaaaaaaaatgttatgagCCGATGTGATGAGACGCTCTGCCCTGTGTTCGTACCCTACATTTCTTCCCCATGTTTCCTACTTATTTCCTCCGAACCGTGCTTGTATTTCAGATGTTGTGATGTGTTGTGGCTTGGAATGGATAGAGTATATActttgagttttgttatgtataaGTAAGTTTATAGATTAATTTacgtattaatatttttatctttatattttaaatttaaattaacaccatttttaataaaatttactttttaatcaATCATATCGAATAAATGCGCATATTAGTGTAcataatcgcttacaattaaattttttcatatacttGACACTATTTCATAAGGAAAATATGCTTATTTTCTCttggatttaatttttaaaaaaatatttaaaaaagctattattagtatatttaaaaaaaatattaaaaaatattttaataaaaagtacaaTTGTACTATAGGCATGCATAACAATAACTATAAGAGCTGGACGTCAGAGTAGAAAGACCCATTTCATAAACAAGTGCTTCACTGCACAACCTTTAAGTGAAATCGCAATTGAAGATGTATTTTCTCCTAACTGAATTTGGGGATCGTctattaaattttcatgtttctttTAAACACatgactattgtattatacATTTTCACAGTTGAGtaatactatttaaaaatctttacactacatattatttacatgacataatttaatttgtaagattcaaatattaaaatttattttttaaataaaattaatcaatataAATGATGTATAgtgtaaaaactttcaaatagaattattctttcaCAATCAATTACTACCTGTCGTCACTTTCATAGTTTTGGCAGTAATGGTAGTcccctcgtttgttttcatagttCATCTtaacctatctcatctcatcttatctaattattacaatttttttaaattttcatacaaaataaaataaacaattcaactttttcaaaattcaaaataaaaataatattaaaaaaatatattctaataatattttattcaactttttaactttaatcttaactcatctcatctcatatgtaaaaataaatgaggctaTTTTTCTACTGAAATTTATTTTCTCCATGAATTTACAatcataaaagaataaaatacaaaataaaaattattatatatttttagagtatGGATGAAAACAtaatagtctatttttattctcCCTCCAAAGTCCAATACTTATCTATAATTACAGgtacaataaaatcttattggaaaatgatacttggcCACGTAAGTTTATCCTCTCAATTcgagtatttttatttttattttttattaataattagtaaaattatatattttttatttttataaatatttaaaaatatatataatttacattaataataaagttaaagAAACAAATTCATGAGACTGACCAGCATCATCAAATCTTATTAGCAATGACGATTTTAGAATTCAGATACACAAGAAACGCTTGGGATCCCAATAATGGTCCCGATCATTTCTTCCaactgtatttttttaaaattaataattaaaaaatattttttaataatattctaatattttttattttttaaacaatatttaagTATAcctaaaaactaataaataaaaa
This genomic window contains:
- the LOC108985347 gene encoding BES1/BZR1 homolog protein 4-like isoform X1, which produces MTSGSRLPTWKERENNKRRERRRRAIAAKIFSGLRMYGNYKLPKHCDNNEVLKALCNEAGWTVETDGTTYRKGCKPVDRMDVIVGSAASSPCSSYQPSPRASYNPSPGSSSFPSPASSSYAANPNADGSSLIPWLKNLSSASPSASASKFPHLYIHSGSISAPVTPPLSSPPACTPRFRTDWDDQSARPGWVGQHYSFLPSSTPPSPGREIVPDPEWFAGIQIPQVGPTSPTFSLVSSNPFGFKEEALAGGGSRMWTPGQSGTCSPAMAAGYDHTADIPMSEAVSDEFAFGSHTTGLVKPWEGERIHEECGDDLELTLGSSKTR
- the LOC108985347 gene encoding BES1/BZR1 homolog protein 4-like isoform X2, encoding MTNERLWNCIDLEGCKPVDRMDVIVGSAASSPCSSYQPSPRASYNPSPGSSSFPSPASSSYAANPNADGSSLIPWLKNLSSASPSASASKFPHLYIHSGSISAPVTPPLSSPPACTPRFRTDWDDQSARPGWVGQHYSFLPSSTPPSPGREIVPDPEWFAGIQIPQVGPTSPTFSLVSSNPFGFKEEALAGGGSRMWTPGQSGTCSPAMAAGYDHTADIPMSEAVSDEFAFGSHTTGLVKPWEGERIHEECGDDLELTLGSSKTR